The Enterococcus wangshanyuanii genomic interval GTCAAAGTGCCTTTTCCATCGTCTTCAATTTTGAAGTATTTTGTGAAATCTGTTCCTTTTGCATCATATACTTTCAACTGGTCTTTATTGACCGTTACGGAAGCCGCATCGTATTTATCAACCATACGCAAATAAGTTAATTCGCTTGTTTCGTCAAATGGTCTTGTATCCAACCACAATTGATAATACAGCGTTTGACCTGCTTTTACATCCGTTGTATTGATATTTTCTTTTTCGTTATTATCTGTTTTATCGTTGTAAGGATCTTTGTTAGAATCCGCATAACGGTCTTTCATTTCGCTGTCATCGTCTAAAAGCTTGTCTCCTGTTAAATCAAACTTTTCTTTTGATAAATCGAACTTATGCGGTTCAGGTTTCGGCGTTTTTGTGTACACTTCGTTAGAATCCTGCTTCACATCATTGATTGTCTCTACAAACGTATTTAGAACCTTGTCAGAGTCTTTAAAGCGATAGAATGAAGCGTGAATAGTAAATCCGACCTCTTTGTCTTTATGCTTGTTTACAACGTCTAAGAACGCTTTTTGAGCAGTAAATAAGACCTTG includes:
- a CDS encoding SspB-related isopeptide-forming adhesin: MYTKTPKPEPHKFDLSKEKFDLTGDKLLDDDSEMKDRYADSNKDPYNDKTDNNEKENINTTDVKAGQTLYYQLWLDTRPFDETSELTYLRMVDKYDAASVTVNKDQLKVYDAKGTDFTKYFKIEDDGKGTLTISANVFKKAKNSKGEEVSIVDTEKNSVRTIL